From Eptesicus fuscus isolate TK198812 chromosome 22, DD_ASM_mEF_20220401, whole genome shotgun sequence, a single genomic window includes:
- the CTSE gene encoding cathepsin E codes for MKTLLLLLLVLPDLAQALGPLHRVPLRRGQSLRKKLRARGQLSEFWKSQNLDMIQFTESCTMDQSVNEPLVNYLDMEYFGTISIGSPPQNFTVIFDTGSSNLWVPSVYCTSPACKTHPRFSPSQSSTYSAPGSHFFIQYGTGSLSGVIGADQVSVEGLTVVGQQFGESVTEPGQTFVNAEFDGILGLGYPSLAVGGVTPVFDNMMAQNLVDVPMFSVYMSSDPEGGAGSELIFGGYDHSHFSGSLNWVPVTKQGYWQIALDSIQVGGAVMFCSEGCQAIVDTGTSLLTGPSDEIKQLQKAIGAEPVDGEYAVECDNLNVMPDVTFTINGVPYTLQPTAYTLLDFVDGMKFCSSGFQGLDIQPPAGPLWILGDVFIRQFYSVFDRGDNRVGLAPAVP; via the exons ATGAAAACGCTTCTTCTTTTGCTGCTGGTGCTCCCGGACTTGGCGCAGGCCTTGGGCCCCCTGCACAG GGTGCCCCTTAGGAGGGGTCAGTCCCTCCGAAAGAAGCTGCGAGCACGGGGCCAGCTCTCCGAGTTCTGGAAATCCCAGAACCTGGACATGATCCAGTTCACCGAGTCCTGCACGATGGACCAGAGTGTCAACGAGCCCCTGGTCAACTACTTGGAT aTGGAGTACTTTGGCACCATCTCCATTGGCTCCCCACCGCAGAACTTCACCGTCATCTTTGATACCGGCTCCTCCAACCTCTGGGTCCCCTCTGTGTACTGCACCAGCCCGGCCTGCA AGACACACCCCAGGTTCAGCCCTTCCCAGTCCAGCACATACAGTGCCCCAGGGAGCCACTTCTTCATTCAGTATGGGACGGGGAGCTTGTCCGGAGTCATCGGAGCCGACCAGGTCTCC GTGGAAGGGCTGACTGTGGTCGGCCAGCAATTTGGAGAGAGTGTCACGGAGCCTGGCCAGACCTTTGTGAACGCAGAGTTTGACGGCATTCTGGGCCTGGGATACCCCTCCTTGGCTGTTGGAGGGGTGACTCCGGTGTTCGACAACATGATGGCCCAGAACCTGGTGGACGTACCCATGTTTTCTGTCTACATGAGTAG TGACCCAGAAGGTGGTGCAGGGAGCGAGCTGATTTTCGGAGGCTACGACCACTCCCATTTCTCTGGGAGTCTGAACTGGGTCCCGGTCACCAAGCAAGGCTACTGGCAGATAGCACTGGACTC AATCCAGGTCGGGGGTGCCGTGATGTTCTGCTCAGAAGGCTGCCAGGCCATTGTGGACACAGGGACCTCCCTCCTCACAGGCCCCTCAGATGAGATCAAGCAGCTGCAGAAGGCCATAGGGGCAGAGCCCGTGGATGGAGAA TATGCCGTGGAGTGTGACAATCTCAATGTCATGCCGGATGTCACCTTCACCATCAATGGAGTTCCCTACACTCTTCAACCAACTGCTTACACCCTGCTG GACTTCGTAGATGGAATGAAGTTCTGCTCCAGTGGCTTTCAAGGCCTTGACATCCAGCCTCCCGCCGGGCCCCTCTGGATCCTGGGCGACGTCTTCATTAGACAGTTTTACTCTGTCTTTGACCGAGGGGATAACCGTGTGGGGCTGGCCCCAGCCGTCCCGTAA